The following are encoded together in the Panicum virgatum strain AP13 chromosome 6K, P.virgatum_v5, whole genome shotgun sequence genome:
- the LOC120711995 gene encoding early nodulin-like protein 3, which translates to MASRAALLLCASVVLAAAAAVEARDFVVGGADDAWKAQAQPDALTKWASINRFQVGDNLVFKLGGAAEDSVLEVTRDDYNSCSTAAPLATHRATAGGGAATVPLPRSGPYYFVGGAPGSCQKGERLLLVVMSEKHGRGRLRGLAPVPAPAPAAEAESPLAASFIGGPAAAPAPAPATGAARRTASAGTSTLLLGAAAILGPLLVGW; encoded by the exons ATGGCGTCAAGGGCGGCGCTCCTCCTCTGCGCTTCGGTGgtcctcgccgcggcggccgccgtcgaGGCCAGGGACTtcgtcgtcggcggcgccgacgacgccTGGAAGGCGCAGGCCCAGCCCGACGCGCTCACCAAGTGGGCCTCGATCAACCGCTTCCAAGTCGGCGACAACCTCG TGTTCAagctgggcggcgcggcggaggactCGGTGCTGGAGGTGACCCGCGACGACTACAACAGCTGCAGCACGGCGGCCCCGCTCGCCACCCACagggccaccgccggcggcggcgccgccacggtGCCGCTCCCCCGCTCCGGCCCGTACTACTTCGTCGGCGGCGCCCCGGGCAGCTGCCAGAAGGGCgagcgcctcctcctcgtcgtcatgTCCGAGAAGCACGGCCGCGGCCGTCTGCGTGGCCTCGCGCCGGTGCCCGCTCCGGCACCCGCGGCCGAGGCTGAGTCCCCGCTGGCCGCCAGCTTCATCGGaggccccgccgcggcgccggcgccggcgccggccaccggaGCTGCCAGGAGGACTGCGTCTGCCGGGACCAGCACTCtgctcctcggcgccgccgccatcctcggGCCCCTGCTGGTTGGGTGGTAG
- the LOC120711994 gene encoding anthocyanidin 5,3-O-glucosyltransferase-like gives MGKETLVLYPSLGVGHLTPMVELAKALLRHGLAALIAVVDPPDADAVSAAAVARLAAANPDIAFRLLPVPAPASPDVGVHPVRRSLDTLQLANPALRDLLHSLRAGRGGVHALLLDMFCVDALDVAAELGVPAYFFFPSAASDLAVFLNLPYFYPTVPSFREMGRDAPVRCCPGMPPIRAADMLQTVQDKESEAAKVRLYQFKRMAEGAGVLVNTFDWLEPTALKALHDGVCVPGRPTPRVYCIGPLVNSGSRGQSGGGERHECLAWLDAQPKRSVVFLCFGSMGAFSAAQLQEIARGLESSGHRFLWAVRSPREEQSKFPEPDLERLLPAGFVERTKGRGMVVKNWAPQSEVVQHEAVAAFVTHCGWNSTLEAITAGLPMICWPLYAEQSMNKVFLVEEMKIAVEMEGYGELVKAGEVEAKVRLVMDTEEGKVLRERLAVTKEKALEAIKECGSSEEAFAKFIRDLGQISST, from the coding sequence ATGGGGAAGGAGACGCTCGTGCTGTACCCGTCGCTAGGCGTGGGCCACCTCACCCCCATGGTGGAGCTCGCCAAGGCCCTCCTGCGCCACGGCCTCGCCGCGCTCATCGCCGTCGTCGACCcgcccgacgccgacgccgtgtcggccgccgcggtcgcgcgcctcgccgccgccaacccgGACATCGCGTTCCGCCTCCTCCCTGTCCCAGCGCCGGCCAGCCCCGACGTCGGGGTGCACCCGGTGAGGCGCAGCCTCGACACGCTCCAGCTCGCCAACCCCGCGCTCCGGGACCTCCTCCACTCGCTgcgcgccggccgcggaggCGTCCACGCGCTGCTGCTCGACATGTTCTGCGTCGACGCGCTCGACGTCGCGGCCGAGCTCGGCGTCCCCGCCtacttcttcttcccctccgcGGCCAGCGACCTCGCCGTGTTCCTTAACCTGCCCTATTTCTACCCCACCGTGCCGTCGTTCAGGGAGATGGGCAGGGACGCGCCCGTGCGCTGCTGCCCCGGCATGCCGCCGATCCGCGCGGCGGACATGCTGCAGACGGTGCAGGACAAGGAAAGCGAAGCGGCCAAGGTCCGGCTCTACCAGTTCAAGCGCATGGCGGAGGGGGCGGGCGTGCTGGTCAACACCTTCGATTGGCTGGAGCCCACGGCCCTGAAAGCCCTCCACGACGGCGTCTGCGTGCCCGGCAGGCCGACGCCGAGAGTCTACTGCATTGGGCCTCTGGTCAACAGCGGCAGCAGGGgacagagcggcggcggcgagaggcaCGAGTGCCTGGCGTGGCTGGACGCGCAGCCCAAGCGGAGCGTCGTGTTCCTCTGCTTCGGCAGCATGGGCGCCTTCTCGGCCGCGCAGTTGCAGGAGATCGCCCGCGGGTTAGAGAGCTCCGGCCACCGGTTCCTGTGGGCGGTGAGGAGCCCGCGGGAAGAACAGAGCAAGTTCCCGGAACCGGACCTGGAGCGGCTGCTTCCGGCAGGGTTCGTGGAGAGGACGAAGGGCAGGGGCATGGTGGTCAAGAACTGGGCGCCGCAGTCGGAGGTGGTGCAGCACGAGGCGGTCGCCGCGTTCGTGAcgcactgcgggtggaactccACGCTGGAGGCGATCACGGCTGGGCTGCCGATGATATGCTGGCCGCTGTACGCGGAGCAGAGTATGAACAAGGTGTTCCTGGTGGAGGAGATGAAGATCGCCGTCGAGATGGAGGGGTACGGGGAGCTCGTCAAGGCGGGGGAGGTGGAGGCGAAGGTGAGGCTGGTGATGGACACCGAGGAAGGGAAGGTGCTGAGGGAGCGGCTCGCGGTCACCAAggagaaggccttggaggcTATTAAGGAATGCGGGTCTTCTGAAGAGGCATTCGCAAAGTTTATCAGAGATTTGGGGCAGATTAGTAGCACTTGA
- the LOC120711996 gene encoding DNA replication complex GINS protein PSF3-like: protein MPGYFDIDDILMEDEPISVVFHVTANGVGLLDPGAESNCVEKGAKVELPFWLAHGLLSLEQAVSINPPPCFTQKTRKEIQADAACVDLRVRCPYFYELGCKIVPLVSDKSIGLFLRYAFTSRYKEVLSKSHSSSMMTVPKFVPRLTKEETRVFESARESMAAFKKWRAGGVRLHKASILGRKRKTKLPDGASTP from the exons ATGCCGGGTTACTTCGACATCGATGACATCCTCATGGAGGATGAG CCTATTTCTGTTGTTTTCCATGTAACTGCAAATGGTGTCGGCCTGCTAGATCCTGGCGCTGAAAGTAACTGT GTAGAGAAGGGTGCCAAGGTAGAGCTTCCGTTTTGGCTTGCGCATGGGCTGCTGTCTCTGGAACAAGCTGTGTCAATAAATCCGCCTCCATGCTTCACACAGAA AACTCGAAAAGAGATCCAAGCTGATGCGGCCTGTGTGGACTTGAGGGTTCGTTGCCCCTACTTTTATGAGCTTGGGTGCAAGATTGTTCCTTT GGTGAGTGACAAGAGCATTGGCCTGTTTTTGCGTTATGCTTTCACCAGTCGGTACAAAGAGGTTCTAAGCAAGTCTCACAGTTCTTCCATGATGACAGTGCCCAAGTTTGTCCCACGCCTTACCAAAGAAGAAACTCGTG TATTTGAATCTGCTAGGGAATCGATGGCTGCTTTCAAGAAGTGGCGTGCTGGTGGTGTGAGGTTGCATAAGGCTTCCATCCTTGGCAGGAAGAGGAAGACAAAGCTGCCTGATGGGGCTTCTACTCCTTGA